One genomic window of Roseateles sp. DAIF2 includes the following:
- a CDS encoding multidrug effflux MFS transporter, translating into MNPDAGTLWRAPRWALAVLLACLGMVGPFSIDTYLPAFSGIARALDATPLQMQQTLSSYLLGFAVMNLFHGALSDSFGRRPVVLWGMVVFTLASLGCALAGTIGQLVFWRTVQGMSAGAGIVVSRAIIRDMFPPSEAQRVMSQVTIFFGVAPAIAPMVGGFLFVHADWHAIFWFLVLVGAALVVANWRLLPETLHKSQAQPFHVRSLMRGYWGMCTSRRFLLLALASGIPFNGMFLYVLAAPVFLGEHLQLAPTQFFWFFCFSIGGIMGGAWLSGRLAGKVKPRHQIRHGFLIMLLVSLLNVALNLLLPPSPFWALPVIAVFAFGWALMVPVVTLLVLDQAPDRRGMASSLQACIGSAANGLVAGVIVPLVMHSTLALALASICMMAIGLVAWIWVKREVGYAGEAQESPAAAEIKG; encoded by the coding sequence ATGAATCCCGACGCCGGCACCCTCTGGCGCGCCCCGCGCTGGGCCTTGGCGGTCCTGCTGGCCTGCCTGGGCATGGTGGGCCCGTTCTCGATCGACACCTATCTGCCGGCCTTCTCGGGCATCGCGCGCGCGCTCGACGCGACGCCGCTGCAGATGCAGCAGACCCTGTCCAGCTACCTGCTGGGCTTCGCGGTGATGAACCTGTTCCACGGGGCACTGTCCGACAGCTTCGGGCGCCGCCCGGTGGTGCTGTGGGGCATGGTGGTATTCACGCTGGCCTCGCTGGGCTGCGCGCTGGCCGGCACGATCGGCCAGCTGGTGTTCTGGCGCACGGTGCAGGGCATGTCGGCCGGCGCCGGCATCGTGGTCTCGCGGGCCATCATCCGCGACATGTTCCCGCCCTCCGAGGCGCAGCGCGTGATGTCGCAGGTGACGATCTTCTTCGGCGTCGCGCCGGCGATCGCGCCGATGGTGGGCGGCTTCCTGTTCGTGCATGCCGACTGGCACGCGATCTTCTGGTTCCTGGTGCTGGTCGGCGCGGCCCTGGTGGTCGCCAACTGGCGCCTGCTGCCCGAGACCCTGCACAAGAGCCAGGCCCAGCCCTTCCATGTGCGCTCGCTGATGCGCGGCTATTGGGGCATGTGCACCAGCCGGCGCTTCCTGCTGCTGGCGCTGGCCAGCGGCATCCCGTTCAACGGCATGTTCCTCTATGTGCTGGCAGCGCCGGTGTTCCTGGGCGAGCACCTGCAGCTGGCGCCGACGCAGTTCTTCTGGTTCTTCTGCTTCTCGATCGGCGGCATCATGGGCGGGGCCTGGCTCAGCGGCCGGCTGGCCGGCAAGGTCAAGCCGCGGCACCAGATCCGCCATGGCTTCCTGATCATGCTGCTGGTCTCACTCTTGAACGTGGCGCTGAACCTGCTGCTGCCGCCCAGCCCCTTCTGGGCGTTGCCGGTGATCGCGGTGTTCGCCTTCGGCTGGGCGCTGATGGTGCCGGTCGTGACCCTGCTGGTGCTGGACCAGGCGCCGGACCGGCGCGGCATGGCCTCCTCGCTGCAGGCCTGCATCGGCAGCGCGGCCAACGGCCTGGTGGCCGGCGTGATCGTGCCGCTGGTGATGCACTCGACCCTGGCGCTGGCGCTGGCCTCGATCTGCATGATGGCGATCGGCCTGGTGGCCTGGATCTGGGTCAAGCGCGAGGTCGGTTACGCCGGCGAGGCTCAAGAAAGCCCGGCGGCGGCCGAGATCAAGGGCTGA
- a CDS encoding Gfo/Idh/MocA family protein, translating into MAELLNIGLIGLGVMGQRMLARLKDHPRLRAAWVWDANPAAIATTLAAHPHLRAADSAEALIRQPGLDSLYIATPPAAHIALSHAAFDAGLAVFCEKPLTVDFDAARDCIARIGREKQRAAVNFSLASASGLAALQRAFGAAAKLPLGALQSVQIELGFAAWPRPWQAGAGPWLAERVEGGFTREVLSHFVFVLQRVLGRAEVLESRVSYPADGRSAETALSASLRADGVPVTIEGRVGPEIEVPDRNRMHWRASDGEVELREWFGLSEQRKGGLVQPLGESEALRGAAQADQLEQWVALIEGRSHSLPGYAEALAVQETIEALLAGKT; encoded by the coding sequence ATGGCGGAACTTTTGAACATCGGCCTGATCGGCCTGGGCGTGATGGGGCAGCGCATGCTGGCCCGGCTGAAGGACCATCCGCGCCTGCGCGCCGCCTGGGTCTGGGACGCCAACCCGGCCGCCATCGCGACCACGCTGGCCGCCCATCCGCACCTGCGCGCCGCCGACAGCGCCGAGGCCCTGATCCGCCAGCCGGGGCTGGACAGCCTCTACATCGCGACGCCGCCGGCCGCCCATATCGCGCTGAGCCATGCCGCCTTCGACGCCGGCCTGGCGGTGTTCTGCGAGAAGCCGCTGACGGTGGACTTCGACGCCGCGCGCGACTGCATCGCGCGCATCGGGCGCGAGAAGCAGCGCGCCGCGGTGAACTTCTCGCTCGCCTCCGCGTCGGGCCTGGCCGCGCTGCAGCGGGCCTTCGGCGCCGCCGCCAAGCTGCCGCTGGGCGCGCTGCAGTCGGTGCAGATCGAGCTGGGCTTCGCCGCCTGGCCGCGCCCCTGGCAGGCCGGCGCCGGCCCCTGGCTGGCGGAGCGGGTCGAGGGTGGCTTCACCCGCGAGGTGCTGTCGCATTTCGTGTTCGTGCTGCAGCGCGTGCTGGGCCGGGCCGAGGTGCTGGAGAGCCGCGTCAGCTATCCCGCCGACGGCCGCAGCGCCGAGACCGCGCTGAGCGCCAGCCTGCGCGCCGACGGCGTGCCGGTGACGATCGAGGGCCGGGTCGGCCCCGAGATCGAGGTGCCGGACCGCAACCGCATGCACTGGCGCGCCAGCGACGGCGAGGTCGAGCTGCGCGAATGGTTCGGCCTCAGCGAGCAGCGCAAGGGCGGGCTGGTGCAGCCGCTCGGTGAATCCGAGGCGCTGCGCGGCGCGGCCCAGGCCGACCAGCTGGAGCAATGGGTGGCGCTGATCGAGGGCCGCTCGCACAGCCTGCCCGGCTATGCCGAGGCGCTGGCGGTGCAGGAAACGATCGAGGCGCTGCTGGCCGGCAAGACCTGA
- a CDS encoding alpha/beta fold hydrolase: MSIAAITHHHVEVQGLRLFYRAAGAPDRPLLLLLHGFPSSSQQYRRLMETLGTRYRLIAPDYPGFGHSDAPLPSSQGGDFRYSFDRLAELTEAFCEALGLRRFVLYAFDYGGPIGLRLAQRHPEWIAGLVLQNANSYWEGLSAVARDFVALNPTTPDGAARLRPLLSLESTRAQYEGGTARPERIAPEGWLLDQHFLDLPGRAEIQIELALDYHSNVALYPQWQAWLREHRPPALVVWSRNDPFFIEAGAHAYLRDLPEARLRLYDTGHFALEECGVEIAAEIVDWMEGQVLPASSASIVSCTASASA, translated from the coding sequence ATGAGCATCGCCGCGATCACCCACCACCATGTCGAGGTCCAGGGCCTGCGCCTCTTCTATCGCGCGGCCGGCGCGCCGGACCGGCCGCTGCTGCTGTTGCTGCACGGCTTCCCCTCGTCCTCGCAGCAGTACCGCCGGCTGATGGAGACGCTGGGCACGCGCTACCGCCTGATCGCGCCGGACTATCCCGGCTTCGGCCATAGCGACGCACCGCTGCCCAGCAGCCAGGGCGGCGACTTCCGCTACAGCTTCGACCGTCTGGCCGAGCTGACCGAGGCCTTCTGCGAGGCCCTGGGACTGCGCCGCTTTGTGCTCTATGCCTTCGACTACGGCGGCCCGATCGGCCTGCGGCTGGCGCAGCGGCACCCGGAATGGATCGCCGGCCTGGTGCTGCAGAACGCCAATAGCTATTGGGAGGGGCTGAGCGCGGTGGCCCGGGACTTCGTGGCGCTGAACCCGACCACCCCCGATGGCGCGGCCCGCCTGCGCCCGCTGCTGAGCCTGGAGAGCACGCGCGCCCAGTACGAGGGCGGCACGGCGCGGCCGGAGCGCATCGCGCCCGAGGGCTGGCTGCTGGACCAGCATTTCCTCGATCTGCCCGGCCGGGCCGAGATCCAGATCGAGCTGGCGCTGGACTATCACAGCAATGTGGCGCTCTACCCGCAGTGGCAGGCCTGGCTGCGCGAGCACCGGCCGCCGGCCCTGGTGGTGTGGAGCCGCAACGATCCCTTCTTCATCGAGGCCGGCGCCCATGCCTATCTGCGCGACCTGCCCGAGGCGCGCCTGCGCCTCTACGACACCGGGCATTTCGCGCTGGAGGAATGCGGCGTGGAGATCGCCGCCGAGATCGTCGACTGGATGGAGGGTCAGGTCTTGCCGGCCAGCAGCGCCTCGATCGTTTCCTGCACCGCCAGCGCCTCGGCATAG